A stretch of Nonomuraea africana DNA encodes these proteins:
- a CDS encoding STAS domain-containing protein, translating to MEALSLSCQHLPGVTLIQVGGELDVTNDAQFAAFVRQARRRPADHLVFDLGELTFMGSSGLRVVLDAYRSGGSHGGAVYLAALRPEPARLVEITGAGRHLRVHATAQEALAHALAAGSAG from the coding sequence TTGGAGGCGTTGAGCCTGTCGTGTCAGCACCTGCCGGGCGTCACCCTGATCCAGGTGGGTGGTGAGCTCGACGTGACCAACGACGCGCAATTCGCGGCGTTCGTCCGGCAGGCCCGCCGACGGCCCGCCGACCATCTCGTCTTCGACCTCGGCGAGCTGACGTTCATGGGGAGCAGCGGCCTGAGAGTCGTGCTCGACGCCTACCGGTCGGGCGGGAGTCACGGCGGCGCCGTCTATCTGGCGGCGCTCCGGCCCGAACCCGCTCGTCTCGTCGAGATCACCGGCGCCGGCCGCCATCTGCGGGTGCACGCCACGGCCCAGGAGGCGCTCGCCCACGCCCTCGCCGCGGGCTCCGCCGGGTAA
- a CDS encoding epoxide hydrolase family protein: MSEIRPFRVEISQADLDDLQARLALTRFTDEVEGAGSDYGVSVEWVRSMVDYWRTGYDWRAWEARLNAHPQFTTEIDGQNIHFIHVRSAKEDALPLILTHGWPGTVVEYLDVIEDLSQDFHLVIPSLPGFGFSGPTREKGWNRYRIARAWGELMARLGYERYGAVGNDGGSFVSPEVGRVDPEHVVGVHVTQIFSFPSGDPAELQDLTEQEQAAMAHLQWFWENMGAFNQLQSQSPQTLAHAIADSPAGLLGWMGQLIGGHLDRDFTLTNIAIHWFYGTAGSSIRFYYEDAKAEHPSQPTTVPIGLAGFANDFQSIRRFAERDHKNIAQWNTYDTGGHYAAHEVPELLAGDVRAFFAGLR; the protein is encoded by the coding sequence ATGTCTGAGATTCGTCCCTTCCGCGTAGAGATCTCCCAGGCCGACCTCGACGACCTGCAGGCGAGGCTGGCGCTGACCCGCTTCACCGACGAGGTAGAGGGCGCGGGTTCCGACTACGGCGTGAGCGTCGAGTGGGTCAGGTCGATGGTCGACTACTGGCGCACCGGCTACGACTGGCGCGCGTGGGAGGCCAGGCTCAACGCCCACCCCCAGTTCACGACGGAGATCGACGGGCAGAACATCCACTTCATCCACGTGCGCTCCGCCAAGGAGGACGCGCTGCCCCTGATCCTCACGCACGGCTGGCCCGGCACGGTCGTGGAGTACCTCGACGTGATCGAGGACCTCTCCCAGGACTTCCACCTGGTCATCCCCTCGCTGCCCGGCTTCGGATTCTCCGGTCCGACCAGGGAGAAGGGCTGGAACCGCTACCGCATCGCGAGGGCGTGGGGCGAGCTGATGGCCCGCCTCGGCTACGAGCGCTACGGCGCGGTCGGCAACGACGGCGGCTCGTTCGTCTCGCCCGAGGTCGGCAGGGTCGACCCCGAGCACGTCGTCGGGGTGCACGTCACCCAGATCTTCTCCTTCCCCTCGGGCGACCCGGCCGAGCTGCAGGACCTGACCGAGCAGGAGCAGGCGGCGATGGCGCACCTGCAGTGGTTCTGGGAGAACATGGGCGCCTTCAACCAGCTGCAGTCGCAGTCGCCGCAGACGCTGGCCCACGCCATCGCCGACTCGCCCGCGGGCCTGCTCGGCTGGATGGGCCAGCTCATCGGCGGGCACCTCGACCGTGACTTCACGCTGACCAACATCGCGATCCACTGGTTCTACGGCACGGCGGGCTCGTCGATCCGCTTCTACTACGAGGACGCCAAGGCCGAGCACCCGAGCCAGCCGACCACGGTGCCGATCGGGCTGGCCGGCTTCGCCAACGACTTCCAGTCGATCCGCCGCTTCGCCGAGCGGGACCACAAGAACATCGCGCAGTGGAACACCTACGACACCGGTGGCCACTACGCCGCCCACGAGGTGCCGGAGCTGCTCGCCGGCGACGTGCGGGCCTTCTTCGCCGGCCTTCGCTGA
- a CDS encoding DUF4383 domain-containing protein yields the protein MGTPRTPARTSPVQLAALVVGAVFLLVGVLGFIPGVTANYDELGFAGHRSDALLLGVFQVSILHNIVHLLFGVAGILLARTWVGARNFLIGGGVIYLLLWLYGMLIDRDSAANFVPVNVADNWLHLVLGAGMLALGFLLARGRMPTARKH from the coding sequence ATGGGCACCCCTCGCACCCCTGCCCGTACCTCGCCCGTGCAGCTCGCCGCGCTCGTCGTGGGCGCGGTGTTCCTGCTCGTCGGTGTGCTGGGCTTCATCCCAGGCGTCACCGCCAACTACGACGAGCTGGGGTTCGCCGGTCACCGCTCCGACGCGCTCCTGCTCGGCGTGTTCCAGGTCTCGATCCTGCACAACATCGTCCACCTGCTGTTCGGCGTCGCGGGCATCCTGCTGGCCCGGACCTGGGTGGGCGCCCGCAACTTCCTCATCGGCGGAGGGGTGATCTACCTGCTGCTCTGGCTGTACGGCATGCTCATCGACCGCGACAGCGCGGCGAACTTCGTCCCTGTCAACGTCGCCGACAACTGGCTGCACCTCGTCCTGGGCGCGGGCATGCTCGCCCTGGGCTTCCTCTTGGCGCGGGGCCGCATGCCCACCGCGCGCAAGCACTGA
- a CDS encoding STAS domain-containing protein, with amino-acid sequence MIILSSRAALRAGPRAMPADATVVRLHGDIDIFTSPALRDLLMHALDQSANVLVCDLSDVVFCDSSGLAVLVGMQRRARARGVDFGVSAPRPTVVTLLHLTGLDRKLPIYRRSATIVPPPRAATR; translated from the coding sequence ATGATCATCCTTAGTTCCCGAGCCGCTCTCAGGGCAGGCCCGCGGGCGATGCCCGCCGACGCCACCGTCGTCCGCCTGCACGGCGACATCGACATCTTCACCAGCCCCGCCCTGCGCGACCTCCTGATGCACGCGCTCGACCAGAGCGCGAACGTGCTCGTCTGCGACCTTTCCGACGTCGTCTTCTGCGACAGCTCGGGCCTGGCCGTCCTGGTGGGCATGCAGCGCCGCGCCCGCGCCAGGGGCGTCGACTTCGGGGTGAGCGCGCCCCGCCCCACCGTGGTCACGTTGCTGCACCTCACGGGGCTAGACCGCAAGCTCCCGATCTACCGGCGGTCCGCCACGATCGTCCCCCCGCCCCGCGCCGCCACCAGATAG
- a CDS encoding DUF1254 domain-containing protein, translated as MVDTAEARRIAAEGWVYGFPLLLNYRTMYKQAIDVDDPHYMGGFGHFRHYAEPSTPHSTDVVLPNNDTSFSWAWLGVRAEPYVLSVPAIDRYYVLAFHDLDTSYIGFVGSRATGQGPGTYLIAGPGWDGPTPDGVDQVLRADTYLVGVLGRTYLAGPGDVKALRAIQRSYDLRPLHTYLGTPPPPAIPQPHWPVWRDEVLERVDFFARLDFLLRFFPVLASERGIRGRLASIGVDGSGSFSPSPDLRAALEQGIEDGIAMLEKAESTVDTSAGLFGTRAELGDDYLSRAVGADRGLYGLPAEEAFYAGWLKDSEGDRPDGAHKKYVIHFPPGKLPPVRFFWSATMYELPTRMLVENPMDRYSIGDRTPGLVYDDDGGLTLYVQCERPAEGVTNWLPAPDGPFTVLLRMYGPAPEVLNGEWRLPRLTPR; from the coding sequence ATGGTCGATACGGCCGAGGCGCGGCGCATCGCGGCGGAAGGCTGGGTGTACGGCTTCCCGCTGCTGTTGAACTACCGGACCATGTACAAGCAGGCGATCGACGTCGACGATCCCCATTACATGGGCGGCTTCGGCCACTTCCGCCACTACGCCGAGCCGTCCACCCCCCACAGCACCGACGTGGTGCTGCCGAACAACGACACCTCCTTCTCCTGGGCGTGGCTGGGTGTGCGGGCCGAGCCGTACGTCCTGTCGGTGCCCGCGATCGACCGTTACTACGTCCTGGCCTTCCACGATCTGGACACGTCCTACATCGGCTTCGTCGGGTCCAGGGCGACGGGGCAGGGGCCGGGGACCTACCTGATCGCGGGCCCCGGCTGGGACGGCCCGACACCGGATGGCGTCGACCAGGTGCTGCGCGCCGACACCTACCTGGTGGGCGTGCTCGGCCGTACGTATCTGGCGGGTCCTGGCGACGTCAAGGCCCTGCGCGCCATCCAGCGCAGCTACGACCTGCGCCCCCTGCACACCTATCTCGGCACGCCGCCGCCGCCCGCCATACCGCAGCCCCACTGGCCCGTATGGCGCGACGAGGTGCTCGAAAGGGTCGACTTCTTCGCCCGCCTCGACTTCCTGCTGCGCTTCTTCCCCGTCCTGGCCTCGGAGCGGGGCATCCGCGGGAGGCTGGCCTCGATCGGCGTGGACGGCTCCGGCTCCTTCTCGCCCTCGCCCGACCTGCGCGCGGCGCTGGAGCAGGGCATCGAGGACGGCATCGCCATGCTGGAGAAGGCCGAATCCACCGTCGACACCTCCGCGGGCCTGTTCGGCACCCGCGCCGAACTCGGCGACGACTACCTGAGCCGCGCGGTCGGCGCCGACAGGGGCCTGTACGGCCTGCCTGCCGAGGAGGCCTTCTACGCCGGGTGGCTGAAGGACAGCGAGGGCGACCGGCCGGACGGCGCCCACAAGAAGTACGTCATCCACTTCCCCCCGGGGAAGCTGCCGCCCGTGCGGTTCTTCTGGTCGGCCACGATGTACGAGCTGCCCACACGGATGCTCGTGGAGAACCCCATGGACCGCTACTCGATCGGCGACCGCACCCCCGGCCTGGTCTACGACGACGACGGCGGCCTGACCCTGTACGTCCAGTGCGAGCGCCCCGCCGAGGGCGTGACCAACTGGCTGCCCGCCCCCGACGGCCCCTTCACCGTGCTCCTCCGCATGTACGGCCCCGCCCCCGAGGTGCTGAACGGCGAGTGGCGCCTCCCCAGGCTCACCCCGCGCTGA
- a CDS encoding sensor histidine kinase yields the protein MSPLPRLGARPTVADAALAGLVGLPLLGWTWFVLGTGPGPAPLVSAGALLATAAMAFRRTAPLWSFAAVSAGCAAMLAGADLLLPPSMLIFPWSLYSLCANGPRAASAAGAGVAVLGSAAAGARFWLEPRQAAGLPPSFVFLFLLAVGTVAWSLGLWRRTQRAYLAALEERARRAEADREERALRAVAEERARIAREIHDVVSHSLSVVISQAQGGVYAVRADPGRAAGILTTIADAGRHALADMRGLLGVLRADTPLEQRPADAQPTLAELPQLLEGARAAGLRVTFLRDGTERRLSPAAELAVYRLVQESLTNTLKHAGQGHAAVVRLTWEAAELAVRVEDDGQGPSREHAEGFGHGLLGMRERFVAFGGTVTAGPAASGGFQVAARLPYPPTTAVKERA from the coding sequence ATGTCACCGCTCCCGCGGCTCGGGGCGCGGCCGACGGTGGCCGACGCCGCCCTGGCCGGGCTGGTGGGCCTGCCCCTGCTGGGCTGGACCTGGTTCGTGCTCGGCACGGGTCCAGGCCCCGCGCCGCTCGTGTCCGCGGGCGCGCTGCTCGCCACGGCCGCGATGGCCTTCCGCCGTACGGCGCCGCTGTGGTCCTTCGCCGCGGTCTCCGCCGGGTGCGCGGCGATGCTGGCGGGCGCGGACCTGTTGCTGCCGCCCTCGATGCTGATCTTCCCGTGGTCGCTCTACTCGCTCTGCGCGAACGGCCCGCGTGCGGCGTCGGCGGCCGGAGCCGGCGTCGCCGTGCTCGGTTCGGCCGCGGCAGGCGCGCGCTTCTGGCTCGAACCCCGGCAGGCGGCGGGGCTGCCGCCCTCCTTCGTCTTCCTCTTCCTGCTCGCCGTCGGCACGGTGGCCTGGAGCCTCGGCCTGTGGCGCAGGACGCAGCGCGCGTACCTCGCCGCGCTGGAGGAGCGGGCCCGCAGGGCCGAGGCGGATCGGGAGGAGCGCGCGCTGCGGGCCGTGGCCGAGGAGCGCGCCAGGATCGCCAGGGAGATCCACGACGTGGTCTCCCACTCGCTGTCCGTGGTGATCAGCCAGGCGCAGGGCGGCGTCTACGCCGTCCGCGCCGACCCCGGCAGAGCCGCGGGGATCCTCACGACGATCGCCGACGCGGGGCGCCACGCGCTGGCCGACATGCGCGGCCTGCTGGGCGTGCTGCGCGCCGACACGCCGCTGGAGCAGAGGCCCGCCGACGCCCAGCCCACGCTGGCCGAGCTGCCCCAGCTGCTGGAGGGCGCGCGGGCCGCGGGACTGCGGGTGACGTTCCTGCGCGACGGCACGGAACGGCGGCTCAGCCCGGCCGCCGAGCTGGCGGTCTACCGGCTGGTCCAGGAGTCGCTGACGAACACGCTCAAGCACGCGGGGCAGGGGCACGCCGCCGTGGTGCGGCTGACCTGGGAGGCCGCCGAGCTGGCCGTGCGGGTGGAGGACGACGGCCAGGGCCCGTCCCGCGAGCACGCGGAGGGATTCGGGCACGGCCTGCTCGGCATGCGCGAGCGCTTCGTCGCCTTCGGCGGCACGGTGACCGCCGGGCCCGCGGCGTCGGGCGGGTTCCAGGTGGCCGCCCGCCTGCCGTACCCGCCGACGACTGCGGTGAAGGAGCGGGCGTGA
- a CDS encoding NUDIX hydrolase family protein, producing MTEKTETVPGWLAPEELESMRERLPILYVDAVPVRVDDTGVVTHVGLLLRIGSDGTVSRALVSGRVLHNERVRDALLRHLEKDLGPVALPHIPASPQPFTVAEYFPTPGVTPYHDARQHAVSLAYIVPVVGDCRPRQDALDLVWFTPEEAASPMVQQEMTGGQGVLLKQALGYVGRLY from the coding sequence ATGACCGAAAAGACCGAAACCGTGCCAGGGTGGCTTGCTCCCGAAGAGCTGGAGTCCATGCGGGAGCGGCTGCCGATTCTGTACGTCGACGCCGTCCCCGTTCGGGTCGACGACACCGGCGTAGTGACCCATGTCGGCCTGCTCCTGCGCATCGGCTCGGACGGCACGGTCAGCAGGGCGCTGGTCTCGGGAAGGGTGCTCCACAACGAACGGGTCCGCGACGCGCTACTGCGCCACCTGGAGAAGGACCTCGGCCCGGTGGCGTTGCCGCACATCCCCGCCTCGCCCCAGCCGTTCACCGTCGCGGAGTACTTCCCGACGCCTGGCGTCACGCCGTACCACGACGCCCGCCAGCACGCTGTGTCCCTGGCCTACATCGTTCCCGTGGTCGGCGACTGCCGTCCGCGCCAGGACGCCCTCGACCTCGTCTGGTTCACGCCCGAGGAGGCGGCCTCGCCCATGGTGCAGCAGGAGATGACGGGCGGGCAGGGCGTGCTGCTGAAGCAGGCGCTCGGGTACGTCGGCCGGCTCTACTGA
- a CDS encoding response regulator, with the protein MTIRVFFVDDQVMVRAGFVMVVEAQQDMTVAGEAGDGVEALDRLAAARADVVLMDVRMPRMGGVEATRRLLSRPDPAPRVIVLTTFDLDEYAFAALRAGASGFLVKDAPPEDLLAAIRTVHRGDAVIAPSTTRRLLDHVAADLPVPGEGPDPLAALTPREREILQQIALGRSNAEIAALLFVSEGTVKTHVGRVLAKLGLRDRIQAVIFAYEKRLVRAGG; encoded by the coding sequence GTGACGATCAGGGTGTTCTTCGTCGACGACCAGGTGATGGTCAGGGCGGGCTTCGTCATGGTCGTCGAGGCCCAGCAGGACATGACGGTCGCAGGCGAGGCGGGCGACGGCGTCGAGGCGCTCGACAGGCTGGCCGCCGCCAGGGCAGACGTGGTCCTGATGGACGTGCGGATGCCGCGGATGGGCGGGGTCGAGGCGACCCGCCGCCTGCTCTCCCGTCCTGACCCGGCGCCACGGGTGATCGTGCTCACCACCTTCGACCTGGACGAGTACGCCTTCGCCGCGCTGCGCGCCGGGGCCAGCGGCTTCCTGGTCAAGGACGCGCCGCCGGAAGACCTGCTGGCCGCCATCCGCACCGTGCACCGCGGCGACGCGGTCATCGCGCCCTCCACCACGCGGCGGCTGCTCGACCACGTCGCCGCCGACCTGCCCGTGCCCGGCGAGGGCCCCGACCCGCTGGCCGCGCTGACGCCGAGGGAGCGCGAGATTCTGCAGCAGATCGCGCTGGGCCGCTCCAACGCCGAGATCGCCGCCCTGCTCTTCGTGTCGGAGGGGACGGTCAAGACGCACGTCGGGCGCGTGCTGGCCAAGCTCGGGCTGCGGGACCGGATCCAGGCCGTGATCTTCGCCTACGAGAAACGCCTGGTCAGAGCGGGAGGGTGA
- a CDS encoding cold-shock protein, whose amino-acid sequence MPQGTVKWFNDDKGFGFIAVDGGGPDVFVHFSAIDAGGYRSLAENQRVEFEVTQGDRGPQAQAVRPL is encoded by the coding sequence ATGCCACAGGGAACCGTGAAATGGTTCAACGATGACAAGGGATTCGGCTTCATCGCCGTCGACGGCGGCGGTCCCGATGTCTTCGTCCACTTCTCCGCGATCGACGCCGGCGGCTACCGCAGCCTCGCCGAGAACCAGCGCGTCGAGTTCGAGGTGACCCAGGGCGACAGAGGCCCGCAGGCCCAGGCCGTACGTCCGCTATGA
- a CDS encoding DUF3995 domain-containing protein, whose amino-acid sequence MRSRTPVAGYVAAGWAVAYAGLRAYWTMGGDWLAARCDAAEAAKATAADPCETRPLPELDALAGWGSVLALVVVAVLALATVRPFGRRLPRTGLLVANGVAALALLCLGGQILLLGLLRVLFWVTGLPGWAGEPYWALFAGQLIVLAGVGTLAVATWSFQRRTRPASVDVVAARLWLRRFGLAAAVAPLPYAGLKAVWALGYPVGGYVESGLSGEHHWYSPLADPSVTVPVFGSLCAIALISGWVRWVPRWMVLTAGWAGGVGLLSMGLPAAVTTVGALLGLAALPTAPGSANLWVICLTYGGFLCWGAALVGLMTSFQQTVE is encoded by the coding sequence ATGCGATCACGAACACCTGTCGCCGGATACGTCGCCGCCGGATGGGCGGTGGCCTACGCGGGACTGCGGGCCTACTGGACCATGGGCGGAGACTGGCTGGCCGCGCGCTGCGACGCCGCAGAGGCCGCCAAGGCCACCGCCGCCGATCCGTGCGAGACCAGGCCGCTGCCCGAGTTAGACGCCCTGGCCGGGTGGGGGAGCGTGCTCGCGCTGGTCGTGGTGGCGGTGCTGGCGCTGGCCACCGTGCGGCCCTTCGGACGGCGCCTGCCGCGGACCGGCCTGCTCGTGGCGAACGGCGTCGCCGCGCTCGCCCTGCTGTGCCTCGGCGGCCAGATCCTGCTGCTCGGCCTGCTGCGGGTGCTCTTCTGGGTCACCGGGCTGCCGGGGTGGGCGGGCGAGCCGTACTGGGCGCTCTTCGCGGGTCAGCTCATCGTGCTGGCGGGCGTGGGGACGCTGGCCGTCGCGACCTGGTCGTTCCAGCGAAGGACGCGTCCCGCGTCGGTGGACGTGGTGGCCGCGCGGCTCTGGCTGCGCAGGTTCGGCTTGGCGGCGGCGGTCGCGCCGCTGCCGTACGCGGGGTTGAAGGCGGTGTGGGCGCTCGGCTACCCGGTGGGCGGCTACGTCGAGTCGGGGCTGTCGGGGGAGCACCACTGGTACAGCCCGCTGGCCGATCCGAGCGTCACGGTGCCGGTGTTCGGCTCGCTGTGCGCGATCGCGCTGATCTCCGGATGGGTCAGGTGGGTGCCGCGCTGGATGGTGCTGACCGCGGGCTGGGCCGGCGGCGTCGGGCTGCTGTCCATGGGGTTGCCGGCGGCCGTGACGACGGTCGGCGCGCTCCTGGGGCTGGCCGCGCTTCCGACCGCGCCGGGCAGCGCGAACCTGTGGGTGATCTGCCTGACCTACGGCGGCTTCCTGTGCTGGGGCGCCGCGTTGGTGGGTCTGATGACTTCGTTCCAGCAAACTGTGGAATAG
- a CDS encoding hemerythrin domain-containing protein, which yields MSTDVITLITSDHRKVEALFARLQSKPDSRKADVAELAALLTAHARAEEDRVYPTIRETTPSEKGEIHHSVEEHKEAEILLDQLKATRPDSPEFDGVLKKLVESVTQHVKEEENEILPALAKAAGTKRLQQLGKAFKERRDQEMLALRVPAQKASPDAALTKEELYEKAKAMDLPGRSRMTKRELAAALGKRS from the coding sequence ATGAGCACAGACGTCATCACACTCATCACCAGCGACCACCGTAAGGTCGAAGCCCTCTTCGCGCGGCTGCAGAGCAAGCCCGACAGCAGGAAGGCCGACGTGGCCGAGCTCGCCGCGCTGCTGACCGCGCACGCGCGGGCGGAGGAGGACCGGGTCTACCCGACGATCCGCGAGACCACCCCCTCCGAGAAGGGCGAGATCCACCACAGCGTCGAGGAGCACAAGGAGGCCGAGATCCTCCTCGACCAGCTCAAGGCCACCAGGCCGGACAGCCCGGAGTTCGACGGGGTGCTCAAGAAGCTGGTCGAGTCGGTCACCCAGCACGTCAAGGAGGAGGAGAACGAGATCCTGCCCGCCCTCGCCAAGGCCGCGGGCACCAAGCGGCTCCAGCAGTTGGGCAAGGCCTTCAAGGAGCGCAGGGACCAGGAGATGCTGGCGCTGCGCGTGCCCGCCCAGAAGGCGAGCCCCGACGCGGCGCTCACCAAGGAGGAGCTCTACGAGAAGGCGAAGGCCATGGACCTGCCCGGACGGTCCAGGATGACCAAGAGGGAGCTGGCCGCCGCCCTGGGCAAGCGGTCCTGA
- a CDS encoding DUF5994 family protein, translating into MMPNHTTELADVRLLLEPTESRDGLLHGAWWPRSHDLRRELGGLVTELGRSLGPILRVRVDHDAWNDVPSSLMVSGRFLRVGDFPSPAGTITVIRGDQDGFLLLVVPPETTAARAASLMVAAARADNGTCAADLLARGDDAEETPPAIRLATVRDYRRGDEMAVLALINADRLPGQPLCSPEMLAAAVQGTCADNPAPWAELDPPRTQVMIDHSGDVVGVISYTTRARDAAGLILWLHGRENVSVIEPLVERALGCLASRAVVHAFTVASALTSGLGALPSIRRPVTRKVLEHAGFSGRESWRYLHRGVRGLGLAQASPLVRVASCLRPSGWWLSVDEHEIGVEAVAGTPSDGVGVLWWLGTDTAHDDAALDKALLDRALALLYANGAREIVLYAEGEPLPARSLFDTAGFVDIDHLASYARG; encoded by the coding sequence ATGATGCCGAACCACACCACCGAGCTCGCCGACGTGCGACTGCTCCTCGAACCGACGGAATCCCGGGACGGGCTCCTGCACGGGGCCTGGTGGCCGCGCTCCCACGACCTGCGCCGCGAGCTGGGCGGTCTCGTCACCGAGCTGGGCCGGAGTCTCGGCCCGATCCTCCGCGTCCGCGTCGACCACGACGCGTGGAACGACGTGCCGTCCAGCCTCATGGTCTCCGGCCGGTTCCTCAGGGTCGGCGACTTCCCCTCACCGGCGGGGACGATCACCGTGATCCGCGGCGACCAGGACGGGTTCCTGCTGCTGGTGGTGCCGCCCGAGACCACCGCCGCGCGGGCCGCGAGCCTGATGGTCGCCGCCGCGCGAGCGGACAACGGGACCTGCGCGGCCGACCTGCTCGCCCGCGGGGACGACGCCGAGGAGACGCCGCCGGCGATCAGACTCGCGACCGTGCGCGACTACCGGCGCGGTGACGAGATGGCGGTCCTCGCGCTGATCAACGCCGATCGGCTGCCGGGACAGCCGCTGTGCTCGCCGGAGATGCTGGCCGCCGCCGTCCAGGGAACGTGCGCGGACAATCCGGCGCCCTGGGCCGAGCTCGATCCGCCCCGCACGCAGGTGATGATCGACCATTCGGGTGACGTGGTCGGCGTGATCTCCTACACGACCAGGGCGCGCGACGCGGCAGGACTCATCCTGTGGCTGCACGGGCGGGAGAACGTCAGCGTGATCGAGCCGCTCGTCGAGAGGGCGCTCGGCTGCCTGGCGAGCCGGGCCGTCGTCCACGCCTTCACCGTCGCCTCCGCGCTGACCTCGGGGCTCGGCGCGCTGCCCAGCATTCGCCGTCCGGTCACCCGCAAGGTGCTGGAGCACGCGGGATTCTCCGGGCGGGAGTCGTGGCGCTATCTGCACCGCGGGGTCAGGGGCCTGGGGCTCGCGCAGGCCAGCCCGCTGGTTCGGGTGGCGAGCTGCCTGAGGCCGTCCGGCTGGTGGCTCAGCGTCGACGAGCACGAGATCGGAGTCGAGGCGGTCGCGGGCACCCCTTCAGACGGGGTCGGGGTGCTGTGGTGGCTCGGGACGGACACCGCCCACGACGACGCGGCGCTCGACAAGGCACTGCTCGACCGGGCCCTCGCGCTGCTCTACGCGAACGGGGCACGGGAGATCGTGCTGTACGCCGAGGGCGAGCCGCTCCCGGCCAGGTCGCTGTTCGACACGGCGGGCTTCGTCGACATCGATCACCTGGCCTCGTACGCCCGGGGGTGA
- a CDS encoding FRG domain-containing protein, which yields MGMAKVSSWRELDDAITAVDRRHGSGQAHSTLVFRGLARSDYSHVSGLARLKGDFAALEPHLIRNFRKYAHRQTPGSTVWDWLALGQHHGLPTRLLDWTFSPLVALHFATASWPKDDAVLLAVDCAGAHRLLPERLRAVLDREGALLFTTEMLAEEAGSLARFDTLSDEPFLTFFEPPSLDERVVNQSSVLSAISCPRFQVEQWLAGHERLWWAWTIPSTVKAEIRERLDQANVTERVLLPGLDGLAAWLRRYYTPGLAGSDEDGGASMSGMEADRQREGRMGG from the coding sequence ATGGGGATGGCCAAGGTGTCGTCGTGGCGTGAGCTCGACGACGCGATCACCGCGGTCGACCGCAGGCACGGTTCCGGCCAGGCGCACTCGACGCTGGTCTTCCGCGGCCTGGCGAGGAGCGACTACTCCCACGTGTCGGGGCTGGCCAGGCTCAAGGGTGACTTCGCCGCCCTGGAGCCGCACCTTATCCGCAACTTCCGCAAGTACGCCCATCGCCAGACGCCTGGTTCGACCGTGTGGGACTGGCTGGCTCTCGGCCAGCACCACGGCCTGCCCACGCGACTGCTGGACTGGACCTTCTCGCCGCTGGTGGCCCTGCACTTCGCCACCGCCTCGTGGCCGAAGGACGACGCCGTGCTGCTGGCCGTGGACTGCGCGGGAGCGCACCGGTTGCTGCCCGAACGGCTGCGCGCGGTGCTCGACCGTGAGGGCGCGCTGCTCTTCACGACCGAGATGCTGGCCGAGGAGGCGGGGTCCCTGGCGCGCTTCGACACGCTGAGCGACGAGCCGTTCCTGACCTTCTTCGAGCCGCCGTCACTGGACGAGCGGGTGGTCAACCAGTCGTCGGTGCTGTCGGCGATCTCCTGCCCGAGGTTCCAGGTCGAGCAGTGGCTCGCCGGGCACGAGCGGCTGTGGTGGGCGTGGACGATCCCCTCCACGGTCAAGGCGGAGATCAGGGAGCGGCTCGACCAGGCCAACGTCACCGAGCGGGTGCTGCTGCCGGGTCTCGACGGGCTGGCGGCCTGGCTGCGCCGCTACTACACGCCCGGCCTCGCCGGCTCGGACGAGGACGGCGGCGCGTCAATGAGCGGCATGGAGGCAGACCGCCAGCGAGAGGGCCGGATGGGCGGCTGA